One window of the Hippocampus zosterae strain Florida chromosome 8, ASM2543408v3, whole genome shotgun sequence genome contains the following:
- the enc3 gene encoding ectodermal-neural cortex 3, which produces MSVTSHENRKSRSSSGSMNIQLFHKTSHADSLLTQLNLLRKRKVFTDVVLKAGNRAFPCHRAVLASCSRYFEAMFSGGLRESRDAEVNFHDSLHPEVLELLLDYAYSARIIINEENAESLLEAGDMLQFHDIRDAASEFLEKNLHQSNCLGMMLLSDAHQCQRLYELSWSMCLANFATLYKTEDFLNLPRDKVRELILSEELEVEDESLVYEAVIDWVKADMEQRHSELPELLRCVRLALLAETYLLNNVASEELVMCHKVGREIVEDAVRCKMRILQNDGIVTGFCARPRKVSQALLLLGGQTFMCDKVYVIDNKTKEITPKTDIPSPRKECSACAIGCKVYVTGGRGSENGASKDVWTYDTLHDEWSKAAPMLVARFGHGSAELDHMLYVVGGHTSLAGSFPASPSVSLKQVEQYDPQTNKWTLVAPLREGVSNAAVVGAKNKLFAFGGTSVNRDKYPKVQCFDPCQNRWSVPAACPQLWRYTAAAVVGNHVVVIGGDTEFSASSAYRFNSETYQWSKFGDVTAKRISCHAVASGNRLYVVGGYFGAQRCKTLDCYDPSSDSWDSVTSVPYSLIPTAFVSTWKYLSA; this is translated from the exons ATGTCCGTCACCAGCCACGAAAACCGAAAATCTCGCTCCAGCTCCGGCTCCATGAACATCCAGTTGTTCCACAAGACGTCGCATGCCGACAGCCTCCTGACCCAGCTCAACTTACTTCGCAAGCGCAAAGTCTTCACCGATGTCGTCCTGAAAGCCGGCAACCGGGCCTTCCCCTGCCACCGGGCCGTCCTGGCCTCCTGTAGTCGTTACTTCGAGGCCATGTTCAGCGGCGGACTGAGGGAGAGCCGTGACGCCGAAGTCAATTTCCACGACTCCCTTCATCCGGAGGTGCTGGAGTTGCTGCTCGACTACGCCTACTCGGCCCGAATCATCATCAATGAGGAAAACGCAGAGTCCCTGCTCGAGGCCGGTGATATGCTTCAGTTCCACGACATCAGGGATGCGGCATCGGAGTTTCTAGAAAAGAATCTCCACCAGTCCAACTGTCTGGGGATGATGCTGCTGTCCGACGCCCATCAGTGCCAGAGACTGTACGAGCTGTCGTGGAGCATGTGTTTGGCAAACTTTGCGACCCTCTACAAAACCGAGGACTTCCTAAACCTTCCCAGAGACAAAGTGCGCGAGCTGATCCTCAGTGAAGAGCTGGAGGTGGAGGACGAGAGCCTGGTGTACGAGGCCGTAATCGATTGGGTCAAGGCCGACATGGAGCAGAGGCACAGCGAACTGCCAGAGTTGCTGCGCTGCGTCCGTCTGGCGCTTCTAGCCGAGACGTACCTCCTCAACAACGTGGCTTCGGAGGAGCTGGTCATGTGTCACAAGGTGGGCCGGGAGATCGTGGAAGACGCCGTGCGGTGCAAGATGAGGATCCTCCAGAATGATGGCATCGTGACGGGATTCTGCGCCCGGCCCAGAAAAGTCAGCCAGGCTTTGTTGCTGCTTGGAGGACAAACCTTCATGTGCGACAAAGTCTATGTGATTGACAACAAGACCAAAGAGATCACCCCAAAAACGGACATCCCGAGCCCCAGGAAGGAATGCAGCGCCTGTGCCATCGGTTGTAAG GTCTATGTCACTGGAGGGCGTGGCTCTGAGAACGGAGCCTCCAAAGATGTCTGGACCTACGACACGTTGCACGACGAGTGGTCCAAAGCGGCGCCCATGTTGGTTGCCAGATTCGGACATGGCTCGGCAGAGCTGGACCACATGCTTTACGTTGTGGGCGGACACACTTCTCTTGCGGGATCCTTTCCCGCCTCCCCGTCCGTGTCACTTAAACAGGTGGAGCAGTACGACCCGCAGACCAATAAATGGACGCTGGTGGCCCCGCTCAGAGAAGGCGTGAGCAACGCCGCGGTTGTCGGTGCTAAAAACAAGCTCTTCGCCTTTGGAGGAACCAGCGTCAACAGAGACAAATATCCCAAGGTTCAGTGCTTTGACCCTTGTCAGAACCGCTGGTCCGTTCCGGCGGCGTGTCCGCAGCTTTGGCGCtacacggcggcggcggtggtcgGAAACCACGTCGTCGTGATCGGGGGCGACACCGAATTCTCAGCCAGCTCGGCATACCGCTTCAACAGCGAGACGTACCAGTGGTCCAAGTTCGGCGACGTGACCGCCAAACGAATCAGCTGTCATGCGGTGGCATCGGGGAACAGACTCTACGTGGTCGGGGGCTACTTTGGCGCCCAAAGGTGTAAGACACTAGACTGCTACGATCCGTCGTCGGACTCTTGGGACAGCGTGACCAGCGTTCCTTACTCGCTCATTCCCACGGCGTTCGTCAGTACATGGAAGTACCTGTCAGCCTAG